In Phenylobacterium hankyongense, the sequence GTTCGCCTCTTCCTGCTGCATGATGTCCTTCTCGCGAAGGACAGAGGCCTTGTTCTGCAACACCAGAACGCCCCGACGGTCGCCATTCTGGACGACCGCGCCATTGAGAACGAACTTCTCTCCCGGCTTCAGCGACAATTTTAGCGGCAAGTCCCGCCTCCCGATCTCAGCGCCCACGAACCATCATTCCGATTCGACAGACCCATTGTCGCTTTCCGATGGGCCGAGCGCACCTCACGCTTAACGGGCGCCGGTTAACGGGCTCTTGCTAAGCTTGCGCCGCCCTCGGTTTAAGCAAGGGTTAAGCATAATCGGGCGACCAAGGGGTCACATCCCATTGGAGTCGCCTCATGCCGCGTAAGGGCCCGCCGAGCGCCACCTCTAGCCAGGCGCTCGAGACTGCCGCCCTGCCCACCCCCGCGCGCCTGGCGGCCGACACCATGGGCCGCGCCGGCTCCAACGACGCGCTGGCCCGGCTGAACCAGGCCATGGGCGAGCTGAAGGCGCTCGCCGTCGCCCCGATGCTGCAGCGGGCGGTGAACGCGATCCGCGCCGACGAGCCCGGCACCGCCACCGAGTGGGCGATCAAGGCGCTCGAGCAGGACGAGCACAACGGCTTCGGCTGGTACCTGCTGGCCATCGCCCGCGAGCGGGCCGGAGACTTCGCCTCCTCGGTGGCGGCCTATGAATCGGCGCTCAAGCTGCTGCCGGACCACGCCGAGGTGGCCAACGACCTCGGGCGCCTGGCCTTCCGCATGGGGATGCGCGAACAGGCGGAGAAGCTGTTCCGCCACTTCCTGATCCGTCATCCCGATCACCCGGAAGGCGCCAACAACCTCGCCTGCGCGATCCGCGACCAGTCGCGGCTCGAAGAGGCGGTGGAGATCCTCAAGCCCGCCCTGCTGAAGAACCCCGAAGTCGGCATGCTCTGGAACACCATGGGCACCGTGGTGGCCGAACAGGGCGACTTCCCCACCGCGCGGATCTTCTTCGAGGAATGCCTGCGGCTGGAGCCCGGCCTGGCCAAGGCCCGCTACAACCTCGGCAACGCGCTGCTGAACCTCGGCGACCCCGAAGGCGCGCTGGAGGCCTCGAACACCGCGATCGCCGCGGTCACGGCCGAGGACGAGCGGCAGATGATGCGGCTCGCCCGTTCCACCATCCTCATCGCGCTGGGGCGGCTGGGCGACGGCTGGGAGGAGTACGAGGCGCGCTTCCACCCGCAGTTCGCCGAGATCACCCACTTCCTGATCGACCGGCCGCGCTGGACGCCGGGCGCCGACCTGACGGGCAAGTCCCTGCTGGTGGTCGGCGAGCAGGGCCTGGGCGACGAGGTGCTGTTCGCCAACACCCTGCGCGACGTGCTCGACCGGCTGGGCCCCGACGGCCGCCTGACCCTGGCGGTGGAGCCGCGGCTGGTCACCCTCTTCCAGCGCGCTTTCCCGCAGGTGGACGTCGGCGCCCACGCCACCTATCGGCTGGGGACCCGGCCCGCCCGCGCCGCGCCGTTCGTCGAGGACATGGCGGCGATCGACCTGTGGGCGCCGATCGCCTCCCTGCTGCGGGATTTCCGCCGCACCGTCGACGATTTCCCGGTCCGCGAGCCTCTGCTGACCGCCGATCCCGATCGCGTCGCCTACTGGCGCGCGCAGGTCGCGGCCCTGCCCGGCCGCAAGGTCGGCCTGCTCTGGAAGAGCGGCATCAGCAAGGACGCCCGGCACCGCTACTTCGCCAAGTTCGCCGACTGGGCGCCGGTGCTCGCCCAGGCCGGCGTCACCTTCGTCAACCTGCAGTACGGCGACTGCGCCGAGGAGCTGGCCTTCGCCCAGCGCGAGCTGGGGGTCGAGATCTGGCAACCGCCGGGCATCGACCTGAAGCAGGACCTCGACGACGTGACCGCGCTCTGCTGCGCCATGGACCTTGTGGTCGGCTTCTCCAACGCCAGCTTCAACCTCGCCGCGGCCTGCGGCGCGCCGGCCTGGCTGATCACCGTGCCGGGCTCCTGGCCCCGGCTGGGGACCCGCGACCGTTATCCCTGGTATCCGCAGGTGAAGGTGTTCGCACCCGAGGCCTATGGCGACTGGGGACCGGTGATGTCCGAGGTCGCCGACGCACTCGCCGGCTTCGCGGGCGCCGCGGAACACTGAAACCCCTCGGGGATTTGTTCTTCCGTGAGCGCGCCGATCCGGCGCGATGCGAGGAGCCCCCCATGCCCGGCAACTTCGAGAGCGACGACGCCGATTTCGATTCGCAGGATCAGGCCGAGACCTTCGACGAAAGCATGACGGTCGGCGGGGAAGGCGATTCCCCCCTGGCGGACGACTCACCGCTCTCGATCGGCGAGGACATGCGCACCTTCGAGGAGATGCCCGACGTCTATGACGCCACCCGCGCGGAGGGTGATCGTGACGACGAGGAAGCCGTGGCGCTGGACGCCGACGAATTCGACGAGGACGCCATCGACGACGACGACCTGGAGGAGGACGACGAGCTCGACTACCGCGCGGTGACCGAGCAGGACGAGGACGACCTCGACGGCCAGGGCGGCGAGACCGGGTCCGGCCGCTTCAACGAGGACGCCCTCTCGGCCCGCGACATCGACGGGCTCGACGAGGTGGAGGACGCCGACAGCGTGTCCGGCGGCGAGGACGACGTCACCAACTTCCAGGCCCGCAACGTCGGCGACGAGGATCTCAAGCGGATGGGCTATTCCGAGGACCGTGACGGCGAGACCCGCGCCAAGCCGGACGAAGACTAGCGCAACGCCGGCCGCCCGCCTGCGGCGTTCAACGCGCTTGCATGCCGCGCCGCGGCCATTAGTTTGCTCCCAGTTGAAACGA encodes:
- a CDS encoding tetratricopeptide repeat protein; this encodes MPRKGPPSATSSQALETAALPTPARLAADTMGRAGSNDALARLNQAMGELKALAVAPMLQRAVNAIRADEPGTATEWAIKALEQDEHNGFGWYLLAIARERAGDFASSVAAYESALKLLPDHAEVANDLGRLAFRMGMREQAEKLFRHFLIRHPDHPEGANNLACAIRDQSRLEEAVEILKPALLKNPEVGMLWNTMGTVVAEQGDFPTARIFFEECLRLEPGLAKARYNLGNALLNLGDPEGALEASNTAIAAVTAEDERQMMRLARSTILIALGRLGDGWEEYEARFHPQFAEITHFLIDRPRWTPGADLTGKSLLVVGEQGLGDEVLFANTLRDVLDRLGPDGRLTLAVEPRLVTLFQRAFPQVDVGAHATYRLGTRPARAAPFVEDMAAIDLWAPIASLLRDFRRTVDDFPVREPLLTADPDRVAYWRAQVAALPGRKVGLLWKSGISKDARHRYFAKFADWAPVLAQAGVTFVNLQYGDCAEELAFAQRELGVEIWQPPGIDLKQDLDDVTALCCAMDLVVGFSNASFNLAAACGAPAWLITVPGSWPRLGTRDRYPWYPQVKVFAPEAYGDWGPVMSEVADALAGFAGAAEH